The region CCAGTTCGAAATACTTCATGCCATTGTCGGCCAAAATATTGCGCACGCCATGGACGCCAACGCGGGCAATCGTCGCTTTCAGGTCGTCGAGTACCAGGCCCAGGCCTTTCCAGCCCACCCTGGCGGCCGTTTCGGCGCGCGCTTCGAGCGGGAAGGGGCTCACTTCGCTCGGTGAACAGGGGTAGACATCGCCCGCGATGGTCCAGTAGGCGGCCAGTAAATCAATCGGTGATGGTGTCGCTTGCGTCATGCTGTGCTCCGTGGTTCTGAGGTTGGGGTGGGATCAAGGTTGCTGGGGCGCCAGCGTGAAGTTCCAGTCGACGCGCCAGAACGGCGCCGTGGTGCCAAATTTTTCCGCTTGCGCCGCGTCGTCGACCTGCACGAAGTCGGCCACCAGCTCGCGCTTGACGCCGAACACCGTGTCCTGCGCCAGGTAGGGGCAGTCGGGCGTGAAGATATGCGTGATGACGGGCGCGTAGCCGGGCGCCGTGACGATGAAGTGCAGATGGGCGGCGCGGTTCGGATGGCGCCCCAGGCTGGCCAGCAGCTTGCCGACGGGGCCATCGTCCGGGATCGGATAGTGGCGCGGCTTGACCGATTTGAACCAGTAATTGCCGTCCGCGTCGCTGGTGAACACGCCGCGCAGATTGTGTTCGGGCTGGATGCCCTTTTGCTGCACGTCGTAAAAGCCGTCGTCATTGGTCTGCCACACTTCCAGCGTGGCGCCGGCCGCCGGCTCGCCATCGAGTCCCGCGACGCGGCCCAGCACCACCATGGGCTGGCCCTTGCCGTCCTGGCAGATATTTTCTCCCAGCGGGTAATGGGGGGCGTTGGCGATATAGAACGGTCCGAGGATGGTGTTCGGCGTGGCGGCGCTGGGGCGGCGGTGGTTGATGGCGTCGACCAGCATCGACACGCCCAGCACGTCCGACAGCAGGATGTATTCCTGGCGCCAGTCCGAGCACATCTGGCCCGTCTCCGTCAGGAACTGGATGGCCGCCAGCCATTCCTCGTGCGTGGGTTCGACTTCCTTGACGGCGGCGTGCAGGTGGCGCACCAGGGCGCCCATGACCTGGCGCAGCCGTGGGTTGACGTCGGCGCCCATGCGGGCGTTGACGACCTCGGCGGAACCGGCTTCGTCAAAATAGCCGGGCGCGTGCTGCTGCCCGGGTGGGGGTGGCGTTTGCATGACTTGTCTCCTGTCTGTTTTTTTGCTGCTTTTGTATGAAACGAGTATATATTGACTCCATTCGATAAAACAGAGCAGCAAAGGCAAAGTCTTTTGCTAAAAACGGGACAATCGCATGAATCAATTACGGGAAATCGAGTTGTTTGTCGGCGTGGCCGACCTGGGCAGCATCAGCAAGGCGGCCGAGCACCTGGAAATCTCCATTTCGGCCGCCAGCCGCCACCTGATCGCGCTGGAAGAGCGCCTGGGCGTGCAGCTGGTCAAGCGCACCACGCGCCGGCTGTACCTGACCGAGGCGGGCGTCAAGTTCCACCAGCAGTGCAAGACCATACTCGACAGCCTGCGCGAAGCGGAGAACATGGTGACGGCCACCGCCACCAAGCCCACCGGCACCTTGCGCGTCACCGCCTCGCTGTCGTTCTGCCTGCTGCATATTGCGCCGCTGCTGCCCGAATTTAACCGGCAGTATCCCGACATACAGGTGGAAGTGATCGCCGCCAACCGCTATTACGACATCATCGAGAACGGCGTCGATATCGCCATCCGCACGCGCCAGGTGGAAGCGGACAGCAATATCACCATCCGCCGCCTGGCCGAAACGCGCCGCATCCTGGCGGCGGCGCCAGGTTATATCGAGCAGCATGGCATGCCGATCTTGCCGCCCGACCTGCACCGCCACAAGGTGCTGAACTATGCGCTGGCGGCCAGTCCGCGTGAACTGCCGCTCAAACGGGGCAATGAAAAGATCGTCACGAAGATCCGCCCGCTGCTCGAATCGAACGACGGCCAGATACTGCGTCATGCGGCGCTTGCCGGCATGGGCATTCTGGTGCAGCCGAAATACATCGTGTATGACGACCTGGTGGCGGGGCGCCTGGTGCCGGTGCTGGACGACTGGGACTTGCCGCGCCTGACCATCAATATCGCCTTCCAGACGCGGGCCCATATGCCGGCCAAGGACCGGGTCTTTATCGATGCGCTGGTGGAGCGGTTCAGGAAGAATGATTACGAAAGGCTGTGGATTGCCTGAAGCGTCGTAGGTCGCATTGGCGGGGCAGAGCCCCGCGTAATCCGACAACATTGTTGGCGCGGATGGGAGTGTTGAATTTATTTGCCGCTTTGCGCCGCCAGGTGTTCGCCGATAAACCAGCTTTGCAGCTCGTTGCTGCGCACCACCTGGCTGACGATCAGGTCGTTGCTGCCGTCGTCGCCCATGTCGGCGGCGGCGCGCGCCAGCGGACGCGCTTCGAGCAGGATGGTTTCATGCGCGTCGAGCAGGCGCGACAGCTGCGCCAACGCCGATTCGCGGCCGCGCGGGGCGCGCGCGATCGACGACTCGTCGACCACGTCCTGCGCCAACGCGAAAGTGACGCCGCCCAGGGTCTGCACGCGCTCGGCGATGGCGTCCATGATCAGCACTTGTTCGCCATAGTGCTTGTCGAACAGCAGGTGCAACTGGTGGAAGGTGGCGCCGGAAGTCTGCCAGTGGGCCTTTTTATAGGCGTCGCGGATCGCCATGGTGTGGGCCAGCAGGCGGTTCAGCGCGTGTACGCCTTGCGCGCGTACTTCGGCCGACAGGCCGATGCGTACATTGGCCAGGGAACCGAAGTCTTGCAGGATGTCAGGAGAGTTGCTCATGATGTGCTTTCAAAGTGAGTGAAAATGCGGGCCGCGATGGCCCGTGCCAAAAAGATCAAGGTGCTGGCGGCAAGCCGTCGTAGTTGACCGGCAGCCATGTATAGCGCTTGCCGTCCTGGCGCAGATGGCCGAGGCCGGGAAAGGCGATATGCGCGGCGCCGACCAGCACGTGGTCCTTGCCGAGCTTGCCTAACAGCGCCGCGCGCGTGCTGCGCGCCAGGACCTGCTCGCTGTCGTACTGCACCGTGGCTTCCGGGTGCGGCAGCTGCAGCGCCGCCATATGGATGATGTCGCCCCACACCAGCAATTGCTGCTTGCCGCTTTGCACCATATACATGGCGTGGCCGGGTGTATGGCCGGGCGCGGGCATGGCGGTGATGCCGGGTGTCAGTTCGCCATAGCTGGAATAAGGACGGAATCGTTTGGCCGCGATATACGGCGCCGTGCTGGCCACGGCGGCGTCATAAAAGGTGGCGAGAAATGCCGGCCCCTTCGCCTTGCTGGCCGGGTCCAGCCAGTAATCGGCTTCCTGCTGCGACAGGCGCACGGTGGCGTTCGGAAACGCCATCTTGCCGTTGGCGACAATCCCGCCGGCATGGTCCTTGTGCAAATGCGTCAGCAGCACTTCGTCGATTTGTTCGGGCTGGTAGCCGGCGGCGCGCAGATTGTCCAGCAAACGGCCGCAGCAATTACCGTACAGCACGCCGGCGCCGGCGTCGATCAGCACCAGCTTCTTGCCCGTATTGACCAAAAAGGCGTTGATCGAACCCTGCACCGGCGCCGCCAGGTCGGCGTCAACCAGGCCGTGTCGTATCTGGTCCGGCGTGATGCCGCGCATTACCGTGTCGATCGGGAACGCATGCGTGCCGTCGGACAGGGCCGTGATTTCAAACTCGCCCAGCACCATGCGGTACCAGCCCGGTGCCTGCGTGTGCTGCTGCGGCGCGGCCGCGTACACGCTGGTGGCGGGCAGGGCCAATGGCAGCAGCATGGCGCCGGCCAGTAACAAGGAGGGGATGCTTGTCATGCGTTTCATGCGTGTCTTTCTGTGGTGTTGAGCCTGGATGCCATGTTAGCGGCGGGGCGTGCCGAATACGACTATCGGAAGACCAGTCAGGCCGGCGCGGATCAGGAGATGGCCATTGTGCGAAACGGCCGCGCGCTTGCCTAGTCATACGTGGGTATAGGACCAGGCTTGCCTTACACCTTGGTATGGGGTGACATACCTAAGTGTGATTTTCCTCCGCCGGCAAGCTGCCTATAGTGGCCGGCATCGGCAAGCGAGCTGCGTGCCGCGACCACACTCGTGAGGAAAAAAATGATGCCGATTGATCTGTTGCAGCGCCTGCCGCGACCGCGCCGCCGCGGCGCCGAATGGCTGGTGCTGGCCGGGGTGCTGCTGATGAGCGCACTGATGGTGGGTTACTTCATCTGGAGCGAGCGGCGCCTGCTGATCGCCTCCGACATCGAACGCATGCGCATGCAGACGCTGATCATCGATGAAAACCTGCAGCACCAGTTCGAAGGCGTGCGCAATGCGCTCGACAGCGCGCGGCGCGCCTTCCACCCCGGCAGCGGCTGCACGGCGGAGTGCCGGCGCGTGCTGCTGCAGTCGCTCAAGCGCGCCATGCCCGGCGTGCGGGCGCTGGTGGTGGTCGACCGGCGCGGCCATATCGTGCTGTCCGACGATGACTTGCGCGATGCGCGCCTCGACGACCGCCAGTACACGCGCCAGGTGGCCGGCATGCGCTCGCCCGATACCTTGTATTTGTCGCAACCGTATGAAAACACGCCGGGCGTGTTCAATATCAAACTGTCGCTGGCGAGGATGGACGGCGAGGGCAAGGCCGATGGCGCCGCCAGCGCCATCCTCAACCCCGAGTATTTCGACGCCGTGATGCGCTCGGCCCTGTATGCGCCGGACATGAACAGCGCGATCACCGAAGACGGCGGCCGGCGCATCCTGTATGTGCCGGCCGACCCTGCCGCCATGCGCGCGCGCGGCGCACCCGATCCGCTGTTCCTGCGCCACCAGCAAAGCGGGCGCATGCTGACCGTGCTGGAGGGCGAAGCGGCCGGCGGCGAACAGCGGCTGGTGGTCCAGCGCACCATGCGCCTGCACAGCCTGGGCCTGGACAAGACCCTGGTGATCAGCCTGTCGCGATCGACGGCGCGGATCGAAGCGGGCTGGCACAGCCTGGCCTGGACCAGCGCGCTGGCCTGGCTGCTGACCGGCGTGATCGGCGCCGTCGGCCTGGCCCTGGCGCAGCGCCGCCGCCTGGCGCTGGAACAGCTGGCGCAGGCGCGCAACGCGGAAAGGGCGGCCGCCGCCGAGCGGGTCGAGCTGGCGCTGAACGGCGCCAACCTGGGCCTGTGGGAGTGGGACATGCCCAGCGACCTGCGCACGTTTGACGCGCGCGCCGCCGCCATGCTCGGTTATGCGCCGGACGAACTGGCGCTGGCCCACGGCGAATGGCGGGTGCTGATGCATCCCGACGACCTGGCCTTGCTGGACGAGGCGCTGGCGCTGCACCTGGCCGACCGCAGCCGGCCGTACGAGGCGGAATACCGCATGCGCCACCGCAGCGGCCACTGGGTGTGGCTGCAAAGCCGCGGCAAGGTGGTCGACCGCGCCCAGGACGGCACGGCGCTGCGCATGGTCGGCACGCGCATGGACATCAGCGCGCGCAAGCTGGCCGAGGCGGAAATCGCCCACCTGGCGTTTTACGATGGGTTGACGGGGCTGCCGAACCGGCGCTTGCTGCTCGACCGCCTGGGCCATGCGATCGCCCGCTGCGAACGGGGCGGCTGCCACGGCGCGGTGCTGTTCGTCGATCTCGATAACTTCAAGCTGCTCAACGACACCATGGGCCACGACAAGGGCGACCGGCTGCTGGAAATGGTCGCATTCCGCCTGCAGCAGGTGATGCGCGACAGCGACACGGTGGCGCGTTTGGGCGGCGACGAATTCGTGATCCTGCTCGACGACCTGGGCGGCAGCGCGGCGCAGGCGGCGGCGCACGCCGATATCGTGGTCCATAAAATCCTGCAGGCGCTGGGTTTGCCGTATCCGCTGGACGGGCAGGACCTGCGCAGCACGCCCAGCATCGGCATCGTGCTGTTCGGCGAAGGCCATCACACCATCAACGACCTGCTGCGCCAGGCCGACATGGCGATGTACGAAGCCAAGGCGGCCGGGCGCAATACCTACCGCTTTTTCGATCCGCGCATGCAGGCGGCGCTCGATGCCTCGGCCTCGCTGGAAGCGGACTTGCGCTCGGCGCTGGCGCGGCGCGAACTGCTGCTGTACTACCAGCCGGTGGTCGACGCCGATGGCCGCATGACGGGCGCCGAGGCGCTGCTGCGCTGGCGCCATCCACGGCGCGGCATGGTGGCACCGGGCGACTTTATCGCGCAGGCGGAAAAAGCGGGCCTGATCGGCGAGATCGGCGACTGGGTGCTGGAAACGGCGTGCCAGCAGCTGGTCAGCTGGGCCGGCGCACCCGACACGCGCGAGCTGACCATCGCCGTCAACGTCAGCGCGCGCCAGTTCCGCCAAGGCGCGTTTGCCGAGCGGGTGCTGCAGATTATCGCGCGCAGCGGCGCCGATCCGCACCTGCTCAAGCTGGAACTGACCGAAAGCATGCTGCTGGCCGATG is a window of Janthinobacterium sp. J1-1 DNA encoding:
- a CDS encoding intradiol ring-cleavage dioxygenase, encoding MGADVNPRLRQVMGALVRHLHAAVKEVEPTHEEWLAAIQFLTETGQMCSDWRQEYILLSDVLGVSMLVDAINHRRPSAATPNTILGPFYIANAPHYPLGENICQDGKGQPMVVLGRVAGLDGEPAAGATLEVWQTNDDGFYDVQQKGIQPEHNLRGVFTSDADGNYWFKSVKPRHYPIPDDGPVGKLLASLGRHPNRAAHLHFIVTAPGYAPVITHIFTPDCPYLAQDTVFGVKRELVADFVQVDDAAQAEKFGTTAPFWRVDWNFTLAPQQP
- a CDS encoding LysR family transcriptional regulator; translated protein: MNQLREIELFVGVADLGSISKAAEHLEISISAASRHLIALEERLGVQLVKRTTRRLYLTEAGVKFHQQCKTILDSLREAENMVTATATKPTGTLRVTASLSFCLLHIAPLLPEFNRQYPDIQVEVIAANRYYDIIENGVDIAIRTRQVEADSNITIRRLAETRRILAAAPGYIEQHGMPILPPDLHRHKVLNYALAASPRELPLKRGNEKIVTKIRPLLESNDGQILRHAALAGMGILVQPKYIVYDDLVAGRLVPVLDDWDLPRLTINIAFQTRAHMPAKDRVFIDALVERFRKNDYERLWIA
- a CDS encoding DNA starvation/stationary phase protection protein, with protein sequence MSNSPDILQDFGSLANVRIGLSAEVRAQGVHALNRLLAHTMAIRDAYKKAHWQTSGATFHQLHLLFDKHYGEQVLIMDAIAERVQTLGGVTFALAQDVVDESSIARAPRGRESALAQLSRLLDAHETILLEARPLARAAADMGDDGSNDLIVSQVVRSNELQSWFIGEHLAAQSGK
- a CDS encoding MBL fold metallo-hydrolase, translated to MKRMTSIPSLLLAGAMLLPLALPATSVYAAAPQQHTQAPGWYRMVLGEFEITALSDGTHAFPIDTVMRGITPDQIRHGLVDADLAAPVQGSINAFLVNTGKKLVLIDAGAGVLYGNCCGRLLDNLRAAGYQPEQIDEVLLTHLHKDHAGGIVANGKMAFPNATVRLSQQEADYWLDPASKAKGPAFLATFYDAAVASTAPYIAAKRFRPYSSYGELTPGITAMPAPGHTPGHAMYMVQSGKQQLLVWGDIIHMAALQLPHPEATVQYDSEQVLARSTRAALLGKLGKDHVLVGAAHIAFPGLGHLRQDGKRYTWLPVNYDGLPPAP
- a CDS encoding EAL domain-containing protein translates to MMPIDLLQRLPRPRRRGAEWLVLAGVLLMSALMVGYFIWSERRLLIASDIERMRMQTLIIDENLQHQFEGVRNALDSARRAFHPGSGCTAECRRVLLQSLKRAMPGVRALVVVDRRGHIVLSDDDLRDARLDDRQYTRQVAGMRSPDTLYLSQPYENTPGVFNIKLSLARMDGEGKADGAASAILNPEYFDAVMRSALYAPDMNSAITEDGGRRILYVPADPAAMRARGAPDPLFLRHQQSGRMLTVLEGEAAGGEQRLVVQRTMRLHSLGLDKTLVISLSRSTARIEAGWHSLAWTSALAWLLTGVIGAVGLALAQRRRLALEQLAQARNAERAAAAERVELALNGANLGLWEWDMPSDLRTFDARAAAMLGYAPDELALAHGEWRVLMHPDDLALLDEALALHLADRSRPYEAEYRMRHRSGHWVWLQSRGKVVDRAQDGTALRMVGTRMDISARKLAEAEIAHLAFYDGLTGLPNRRLLLDRLGHAIARCERGGCHGAVLFVDLDNFKLLNDTMGHDKGDRLLEMVAFRLQQVMRDSDTVARLGGDEFVILLDDLGGSAAQAAAHADIVVHKILQALGLPYPLDGQDLRSTPSIGIVLFGEGHHTINDLLRQADMAMYEAKAAGRNTYRFFDPRMQAALDASASLEADLRSALARRELLLYYQPVVDADGRMTGAEALLRWRHPRRGMVAPGDFIAQAEKAGLIGEIGDWVLETACQQLVSWAGAPDTRELTIAVNVSARQFRQGAFAERVLQIIARSGADPHLLKLELTESMLLADVEDVIAKMTLLKSRGVGFSLDDFGTGYSSLSYLKRLPIDQLKIDRSFVHDMLHTPHASTIVRSIVTLAHSMGLQVVAEGVENTQQWDSLRQIGCAGLQGYLFGRAVPVQELFKHPAPPIALPCIRPPEEVLP